One Parashewanella spongiae genomic window, TGATGTGAGATGACACCTCTAACCTCACTCTTATACTCACCAAACTATTTTCAACCTAAATGAATGTATTACTTACCTTTTACCGCCATTAAATTTAATGAAATCGGATGGCGCCTTCCTTTCAAGTTTTGACTCAGATTTGGTAAAACATTTTGTATTGCTGTAGCTTGCCGAGCATTCTTCGGAAATAAACTTAATCGAATGCCTTTTTTATCGTAATTCGCCTGAATAATTAATCCCATCATTGGGCCATTTAATAAACGATAATGAAGCATATCTCCATTGCGTGTAACTTCTGCACTACCTACCTTGCAAACCCCACCATGCTGACTTAACACCGACTTGGCCGATTCCAGCACTTTTTTTGATATGCCAGAGTCCCCCTCTGCCTTTTCTTGAACTGGCATCAACATACCTAAGAATTGACTGACAGCACCCGATTGCGGCTCAGATTTATTCTCATGTTTATCTTCTGGCAACTTAGGGTGATGTGTTCGACCAACATTAATTTGATTACTCATCAAACACCGCCTTTAATTTTTCTTGATCTTTTACTAATTGTAGAACTTCACGATTCATTTGCTTTATTGTTTGCTCTATTTCTTCTATTTCCTGCCCGATAGAAATCACGTTTTCAGCCAGTTTTCTTTCATCTTGATAACATTTAGCCAGTTTTATTTTAAATTTAGTCAGTTTGTTTTGGCTTAACGATTCTGTTGGCAAATCTAGCTGTTTGATATAGCGAATCACTTCTAGACGTTCATCAATGGTCTGTTGCTTTTTGTCACTCAGTTGGGCCGATTGCTTTTTCGTTTGACTGATTTTTCGGCGCAGCTTATCTTCTTTTTTGGAGCGGATCTCAAGAATTCTTAGCAGCATCTCTTTGTCATTTGGGTCAAATTCACCTTGTTTCATATCATGCCTATAGTTCAATAACGGTGAAATGAGTTATTGATGCGAAGTTCATCAAAAATTTCCAAAGGTAACTGAATTTAATTGAATTTGTGTATCTTCGTAAGCGCTATATTCATCCGTTGTTTGGCGCAAAAATTGTTGAATCGCCGGGTAACGCTCAATCGCTTCATCGGTTTCTTCATCTTGTCCAGTTTCGTATTCGCCGACTCGGATAAGCAGTTGAACGTCTTCATAACTTGCTAGCATTTTTCTGAGTTTTGCCGCTTGCATTTGCTGCTCTTTAGGCACAATTTGATCCATCACTCGGCTCACACTAGCATTAATATCGATGGCGGGATATTGCCCTGCACCGGCTAGCTTTCTGGATAAAATAATATGTCCATCCAAAAGTGAGCGAACCTCATCCGCAATAGGTTCATTCATATCATCCCCTTCAACCAGTACCGAATATATCCCAGTAATACTTCCTACTGCTGCTGGTCCAGCCCGTTCAACTAAAGATGATAATTTAACAAAAACACTCGGAGGAAAACCGTTTGAAACCGCAGGCTCTCCTGCTGCTAATCCAATTTCTCTTGCACTGCGAGCAAAACGCGTCAATGAATCCACCATCAGCAACACGTTTTTACCTTTATCTCTAAAATACTCTGCGATTGTTGTTGCTGTTATTGTTGCTTTCATACGTTCGAGTGGCGGCCTGTCAGAAGTTGACACAACCATTACCGTGCGCTTTTTAGCTTCTGGAGTTAAGTTATATTCCAGAAACTCTTTCACTTCACGACCACGCTCCCCCACCAAAGCCAACACAATGACTTCTGCATCACATTTAGAAGCAATCATCCCAAGCAATGTACTTTTTCCTCCTCCCGCAGCGGCGAATATGCCCACTCGTTGCCCAACTCCGCAAGTCAAAACACTGTCAATTGCTTTTATCCCCAAAGGCAAAATATCTTTGATTAAACTTCTACTTAAAGGGTTTGGGGCAGAACCTTGGTTCAACCTCACTTCAGAAGTTACTAAGTCACCTTCGTCAATCGGTCGACCCAATCCATCAAGCACACGGCCTAAAAGTCCATCTCCAAGCGCAATTTCATGACCATGTCCCAACAGCTCGACATCTTCACCAGTTTGCAACCCTGTTGTACTATCAAAAGGAGACAAAAGTGCCTCATCACCATTTACACCTATAACTTCAGCTTTTAATTTCCCAGCTATTAAGCAAAGATCCCCTTGATGTGCACCTGTTAATGAAGAACGTACAAGTGTCGCGCCGACTTCCTTAATGCGTCCAAAAAAACGAACCGATGGAATCGATTTTTGAACATCAAACGGATTCAAAAATAACTGTTCAGATAGTTCTTCCACAATTTCATTTACTTCTGGCAACTTCATTATTCAACCTTAGCAACTAACTATTCATGGCGTTATCAAGCGCATCACCCACAAGATCCACGTGGTCAATGACCTTTATTTCTACGTCATCACCCAGTTCTTGATAC contains:
- a CDS encoding EscN/YscN/HrcN family type III secretion system ATPase yields the protein MKLPEVNEIVEELSEQLFLNPFDVQKSIPSVRFFGRIKEVGATLVRSSLTGAHQGDLCLIAGKLKAEVIGVNGDEALLSPFDSTTGLQTGEDVELLGHGHEIALGDGLLGRVLDGLGRPIDEGDLVTSEVRLNQGSAPNPLSRSLIKDILPLGIKAIDSVLTCGVGQRVGIFAAAGGGKSTLLGMIASKCDAEVIVLALVGERGREVKEFLEYNLTPEAKKRTVMVVSTSDRPPLERMKATITATTIAEYFRDKGKNVLLMVDSLTRFARSAREIGLAAGEPAVSNGFPPSVFVKLSSLVERAGPAAVGSITGIYSVLVEGDDMNEPIADEVRSLLDGHIILSRKLAGAGQYPAIDINASVSRVMDQIVPKEQQMQAAKLRKMLASYEDVQLLIRVGEYETGQDEETDEAIERYPAIQQFLRQTTDEYSAYEDTQIQLNSVTFGNF